The Zea mays cultivar B73 chromosome 7, Zm-B73-REFERENCE-NAM-5.0, whole genome shotgun sequence DNA segment AAAATCTCATCTTAAAACAGTAGTCCAGTGCAACAGCAGCAGGCAGAAATATGAAAATGTTCTCAACCACACTGACTGCAGCATCAAGAGTAACTGATATTAAGGTATCAGTACTCAGCTCGAAGGTTCTACCAGATTCCAGCAGAGCAAGGCCTGCAAGATAGTTTAGTCCAGTAAATAAAAGATAATTCTCAGGAATATGAGCTTTAACAAACCATGTTGCCTGGTTTTACCTCTAACAAAAGCAAATGCTGCAGGAGCCCCAGTTTTTAGTTGGATATTATCCAGATCTCTTCTAACAGCGTACCGGAATGTGACTCCAAACAAAGCACAACTTATGAAAACAATTGATGACCGAAGGAATAGTTGTGGAAGATCTTCAACTTCATAGAAAGATATGGGCAAACTAGCCAGAACACCGACGACAGAGGAAACTGCAGCAGCTTTTACGGATTCTATTCTCTCGTTATCTTCATCAACATCACCACTTGACATATCTCCAAAGCTTCCTTCGTCAAGACTAGAAGACAAGGATCGCTGAGCTTCATCAATCATTTCTCTTGCTTGAAGCAATTCCCGCTGGGACTCTGCAATCTTTGTTTATGCAAAGCAGCATTGTAAACATTTATGAAAAAGAAAGAGACCAAAAAAACATCATGCAATCATGTCTTCCCAACACGTCATAAAGAATTTTCGATGATTGCAGAACTTTATTCATATATAAAGTTGACATCATCCCTTTGATTGCATCCCCCTCTCTAAAACATCATCTCGAGAGCTATTTCCAAAAAAAAAATTGTTTTATCTTTCCCCTCTCCAACGGTTTTTCTTTATCTTGGGTGCATTCTAGAGTGTCGTTCGTTCTCGTGTACTATCTATCGAGAAATCTGGAATAGAAGATAGCTATATTTACGTAACCAAGTAAAGAAGCTGTTGGAGGGTATTTTTCAATCAAAACTCTATTCATGACAATTAGTGGATCCAGATAGAACGGACCAAAAGAGTTACTTGCACACTTACACCTAATGACTACTTTCATATTAGTCATTGCCCTTTTTGAGTTGCTATAAGGGCCACATCTTAGTACGATTGCATCTCCCCATAACAACATTTCGTGCTTCGTGTTGGCCGTGGCTCTGCGCTCTGTGCAGCAGTTTGGGAGGCTGAACGCGACTGCATGCAGGACAGGACGGGTCGGTCTGCTGTGAGCGATCCATCTTTCATGGGAAACCATCACAAGTTCACAACCATCACAGCATGGGCATCGTTCGCTAAGCAGGCAAAACATCGAACAAGCTGGAGCCAGCAAGCGCGTCGCGGGTGGATGACAGCATGTCAACATACCTCATCGCGCCGCTTCTCGAGGCGGCGGACCTCCTCGCGGGCGAGGCGTGCGGCGGCCTCCTGGCGCTCGATGTCGGCGAGCGCGGCGCGCGCGCGCTCAACGCGGCGCTCGGCGTCCTCGACGCCCTCGAGCAGGGCCCGGTTCTCTTCGCGGCGCAGAAGCTCGTCCACTTTCTCCCCGACCGCCGAGCTCAGCCAAGACGCTGCGGCACCGGCGCCGTCGCCGCCCTCGCTTCCGCCCCCGGTCCCAGTCCCGGTCCCGTCCTTCCCGGTTGAGGACCTCACGCGAACACCACCATGGAAGCGGCAGCGGCGCCGCACGGCAAGCTGAGCAAGGGGACCCACAGGTACGAGAGGGGACCCGACGAGCGCGGCGCGTTGCATTGCCGCCGGACCTGCGTTCGTGTCTGCTTAGCCGGCGGCCGCTTGCTCCGGGAGTCCGGGTGGTTCGGATTGGAAGAGGATAGCGAGGAGTTCGCGACTTGCGGCGGCTAGTGGAATCTGACTCCCTGCAGGGTGACCCCACCTCGATCTGCCCATCCACCGATCCACGGGGTGACGGGATGGGATGCGCCCGGGAGGCAGCAAGCAAAACAGAAGTGCTCGACAGTCTCAGCCTCTGCTACTGTAAGGACGAACTGATCAGAGATCACATATATACCTTCAGAATTCAGTGACATGCAAGAACCGTTACAGTAAACAAAAGGCCAAAGGGGCAACTTCGTTTAGCAAAGAATCAGTTACTCCTCTGAAGTTACTGAACCAACTGCAACCGCCACGACACCACGCTAAGAACAAACGCTTAATTATTACAAATTCTATATGTATTGGAGTGTATCGAAATGGATTGAAATGTATTTTGATTTGTTATGAATTTAAACTGATTCAATACATCCAATTCACATGAATTTACAGTGAAACTAACAAGCCCTTAAGAATCGTGGATACAAGTTAGTGTTGGATTTATGGAACGTATGTTGCTATAACAAGTTAAGCAGATTGCATTCGAGGTTTACCTAATTTGCAAGTATCTTGATTACACTCAAAAATGCATAAATTATCTGAAAATACATAAAACTAATGTAAGATAGTCTCCAGTAGCGTCATCTATATCCTTCTTTTACGGTCTTTCCTTCCTTTGTATCTCATTCCTTTTCTTGAGCACCTCTATATCTTATCATCTATATATAAATTAAATACATATATTAGAGATATATTTTGCTCTAGATTTTTATATGTACATATTTATCACACCCTCAAATATTTTATACATATCTTAGTTTTATTATATCTATCTATTGTTTAAGTATTAAAACGAATAGACGAGGATGGAGGGAATCTCATATGTAGGCTATAGGAGAGAGAATCTCCCTTGTATTTAAGGTACCGAAGCCTTTAGAGCCAAACTTGAGACCGTGTCCAGCAGAGTTTACTTGTATCGTTACTTAAAACATTGTTTTACACAGTTTTAAACTATAGATTATATTGTTCGTAGAGTAGAGTTTAAATATGGAAATGAGAGCGAGTATGGAGATAGTCTAACGTGACAACGGAACCCATGTGAGTGCTAGGTCTGCCCGGACGGCAAGGCGAGCTGGATACCTTGACGTCTAGCCGACGCCTTTGAAACACTGAATTATATTTGAGTACTGCTATAGGGGCAACACGTACCAGAAAATACCATGCACAGGTTAGCCATTGTAATAAGCACAAAGTTCTTACGTCTGAATAACCAGGGGAAACTGCAGGATCTCCTACTGAAAGTAGTGTTCAATGTTCATGACAAGAAATCAATCAGGGGGCATCTAATATGAGAATGAGCAAGTAGTCCTAACCAATCTCATGTAAGATGATACTGGTTTCTTTCATTATCAACTCAAAATCCTCAGAAATGGAGGGTACAGAACTCGTGTGGAAAACACGGCACAAATTTTTAACCACAAACCATAAGACAATAGGCGTAACCATTTAATCTAGCGGTCTGGTCTTCTAGGTTCTTCAAGGGCGAATGCTCTTTGATCTACAGATAAACTGTGAGACTTTCAGGTTCTGGTCTGAAACATTACTCCCAATTGCCGACTCCAGTAAGTCCTCGCAGAAATCATTGAACATAGCAGTCAGCCAGTCACATTGTTTAGTCAGGACTAAGGACTACATAACAATCATGGGTGTAAAG contains these protein-coding regions:
- the LOC114574139 gene encoding uncharacterized protein LOC114574139, producing MQRAALVGSPLVPVGPLAQLAVRRRCRFHGGVRVRSSTGKDGTGTGTGGGSEGGDGAGAAASWLSSAVGEKVDELLRREENRALLEGVEDAERRVERARAALADIERQEAAARLAREEVRRLEKRRDEIAESQRELLQAREMIDEAQRSLSSSLDEGSFGDMSSGDVDEDNERIESVKAAAVSSVVGVLASLPISFYEVEDLPQLFLRSSIVFISCALFGVTFRYAVRRDLDNIQLKTGAPAAFAFVRGLALLESGRTFELSTDTLISVTLDAAVSVVENIFIFLPAAVALDYCFKMRFLSPFPRRKQ